The DNA sequence CCTTTCCGGCGGGCGACCTCGCCCGACGGGACTCACCGTACGCCGGGCCACCGACATCGCACCAGTGCTCGCGCCGCCCTCTGGCGGTATATCGGAATGGCGACAGCATCCCGCCGCGAGCGAACCGGAGATCACACGCAACGAAGGAGATCACACACAACGAAGGAGATCACGCGTAACGAAGGAGATCACACGCAACGAAGGACCCGAGCGCGGGGAATCTCCTGCATTATGGGCGTTCTCCTTCGATACGCGCGATCTCCCGCATCACGGGCGATCTCCCGCATCACGCGCGATCTCCCGCCTCACGCGCGATCTCCCGCGTCACGCGCCACACCCACGAGCCCGTGCACCCACGAGAGGGCGCGCACTCGCGGCGGCGGACCGCTCAGGATGCCGGCAGCAGCATCCCCTCCAGGAACGCACCCAGCTCGTCGACCGCGCTGAGCGGCAGCACCGCCGCCACGTACTGGTCGGGGCGCACGACCACGACGACCCCGTCACGGGACAGCTCACGGGCCTCGAAGATGTCGACCTCGGTCCACTTCGAAGGTCCGGCCGCATAGACCTTCTCCCAGTCGGTGAGCCCGAGCGGCCCGGTCCGCGGCTGGAACAGCGCCGGCGCGGTCGTGACCTCGACCTCCTCGTAGGGCTGCTGATACACGGCTTTCACGTCGAACACGGCGTCGACATCGGCATCCGACGGGGTGTACCGCGCGAACACCGCAGCGGCCTCCTCCGCCCACGCGGCGAGCGCCGACCCGTCGCGGTCGCCGAACGCGTAGACACGCCACCGCCCGTCGGCGCGGGCGTGGTGCCCGAGATGGGTGACGTTGCCGTCCGCCACGCGCACGACCTCCGCTGAAGCGAACCTCTTGCCGACCGGGAATCCCGCCGCGAGCCGCTGATGCGCATCCGACGCGGTGATCATCGACGGCGTGTACTGCGTCATGAACCCGGAGGGGAACTCGGCGGTCGCGAGGTAGTAGGTCGCGAGGTCACCGGGGTCGGTGATCTCCGAGGGCTTGCGCGCCATGAGCGACGACCACTCCCGGTCGAAGTCGATGAGCTGCTGCGCGACCGGCCGCCGCTCGGCCGAGTAGGTCGCGAGCAGGGCCTCCGGCGCCAGCCCGGTGAGTACCGATCCGAGCTTCCAGCCCAGATTGAAGCCGTCCTGCATCGACACGTTCATGCCCTGTCCGGCCTTGGCGCTGTGGGTGTGGCAGGCGTCTCCGGTGAGGAAGACCCGCGGCGTGCGCCCCGAGCCGTCGATCACGTCGTCGAAGCCGTCGGTCACGCGGTGCCCCACCTCGTAGACGCTGTGCCAGGCGACCTCCTTCACGTCGAGCGTGTAGGGGCGAAGGATGTCGTTGGCCCGCCGGATGATCTCCGCGATGGGCGTCTGGCGCACGCGGTGGTCGTCATCGGCCGCGACCTCGCCGAGGTCGATGTACATGCGGCTGAGGTAGCCGCCCTCGCGAGGGATGTGCAGGATGTTGCCGGCCTCGGAGTTGATCGCGCACTTGGTGCGCCAGTCGGGGAAGTCGGTGTTCACGAGCACGTCCATGACGCCCCAGGCGTGCGCGGCGCTCGCGCCGACGTGCGTGCGGCCGATGGCCTGGCGCACTCCGCTCCGCGCGCCGTCGCACCCGACGACGTACTTCGCGCGGATCGTGCGCTCCTGGCCCGCCCGCTCCCCGGCCGAGTGGCGCACGCCCACCTCGACCGGGTAGTCGCCCTCCTCGTGCACGGTGAGGCCCGTGAACTCGACGCCGTAGTCGGGCGCGATGCGCCCCGGCCCGTTCGCGGCGGCCTCCGCGAAGTAGTCGAGCACGCGCGCCTGGTTCACGATCAGGTGCGGGAACTCGCAGATGTCGTACGCGTAGTCGGCGGTGCGCGCCGTACGGACGATCTCCTCGGGCTTCTCGGGGTTCGGCCCCCAGAAGTTCATCCAGCCGATGTTGTAGGCCTCGGCGATGATCCGCTCCGCGAACCCGAACGCCTGGAACGTCTCCACGCTGCGCGGTTGGATGCCGTCGGCCTGCCCCAGCACGAGGCGGCCGTCGCGCTTCTCGATGATCCGCGTGGTCACGTCCGGATACTGCGACATCTGGGCGGCGAGGAGCATCCCCGCCGGCCCCGACCCGACGATGAGGACGTCGACCTCGTCCGGCAGATCGGCCGGACGGTCGGCGGAACCCGCCGGCAGCACGCGCGGGTCTCCGGACACATAGCCGTGGTGGTGGAACTGCATCGGGGTCACACCCTCGCCAGGCCGTAGACGGGACTCACCGACTGCTCCTCTTCGTGGTCGGGTCCGAGCGGGATCCGCGAGCGGTCGCGCAGCAGCAGCGTGGCGACGAGTCCGAGCACGGTCATGCCCGCGAGGTACCAGGTGACGGCTTCGGTCGAGCCGGTCGCGCCGACGATGGCGGTGGCGATGGTCGGGGCGAAGGCGCCGCCGGCGATCGCGCCGATCGCGTACGAGATCGAGACGCCCGAGAAGCGGATGCTGGCGGGGAACAGCTCCGTGTACAGCGCCGCCTGCGGGCCGTAGGTGAAGCCGAGGCCGATCGTGAGGATCGCGAGGCCCGCGAACAGCAGACCGATCTGCCCCGTGTTGACGAGCGGGAACAGCGCGAACACGCCGACGAGCTGCAGGATCCAGCCGATGATGTAGGTGGTGCGCCGGCCGATGCGGTCGGAGATCCAGCCCGCGAGCAGGGTCGTGATGAGCCACGTCACCGCGGAGCCCGCGACGGCCCACAGCACGGGGCCGCGCTCGAGGCCGATCGGCCCCTCGGCGTTCGTGGCGTAGCCCTGGATGTATCCGCCGGTGGTCATGTATCCCACGGCGTTGTTGCCGGCGAACACGAACGCCGCGATGATGACGAGCAGCAGGTGCTTCCTGAACAGCTGCACGATCGGCATCCTGGCCTTCTCCTTGCGCTCGGCGAGCTCGGCGAACACCGGGCTCTCCTCGACACGACGACGCACGTAGTAGCCGACGAGGATCAGCACGACGCTGAGCAGGAAGGGCACGCGCCATCCCCAGGTGAGGAACTGGTCGCCCGGCGCGATCGCCGTCATGAGCGCCATCACGCCCGACGCGAGCAGCAGGCCGAGCGGCACGCCGATCTGCGGCGAGGCGCCGAAGATGCCGCGCTTCGCCTTGGGGGCGTGCTCGACGGCCATGAGCACGGCGCCGCCCCACTCGCCACCGGCCGAGATGCCCTGGATGATGCGCAGCAGCACCAGCAGCACGGGGGCGGTGATGCCGATCGCCTCGTACGTGGGGAGGATGCCGATGAGGGCGGTCGCGGCACCCATGAGGATGAGTGTCCACATGAGCACGGACTTGCGTCCGAGCTTGTCGCCGTAGTGCCCGGCGAGGAACGCTCCGAGCGGGCGGAACAGGAAGCTCACACCGACCGTGGCGAAGGCGATCAGCGCGCTGTTGGCGCCGAGGGGCGCGAAGAAGAGCTGACCGAAGACGAGTCCGACGGCGGTGGCGTAGATGAAGAAGTCGTACCACTCGACCGTGGTTCCGACGACGGTGGCGAAGACGACGCGACGCCGGTCGGCTGCCGTCGCGATGGTGCCGGTGGGGGTGAAACCGGCTTGTGGCTGCCCGCTCATGGGGTATCTCCTTTGATGGTGACCGCACTGTCACGGCACGCCCCTCGATCGGGTCGAGTGCTTGCCTGGCGTGGACACGATGATATACGATTTCGAATACGACGCACAAGCGTCCGGCACGACACCGCAGACGACGCGCGAGGAGGCGCCCCGTGACGGCATCCATCACCCGCCCCGGCAAGATCATCGCGATCCATCTGAGCTACGGATCCCGCGCCGATCAGAGGGGCAGGCGCCCCGCCGCCCCGTCGTACTTCTTCAAGCCGGCGAGTTCCGTCGGCGTCTCCGGGGGAACCGTCGAGCGTCCAGCCGGCACCGAGCTGCTCGCCTTCGAGGGCGAGATCGCGCTCGTCATCGGCGCCCCCGCGCGCCGGGTCGCGCTCGCCGACGCATGGGACCACGTCGCGTGGGTCACCGCATCGAACGACCTCGGCCTCTACGACCTGCGCGCCAACGACAAGGGCTCCAACGTGCGCTCCAAGGGCGGCGACGGGTACACCCCGCTCGGACCGGAGCTCATCGACGCCCGCACCGTCGACCCGACTGCCCTGCGCGTCCGCGCCTGGGTCAACGGAGAGCTGCGGCAGGACGACACCACCGCCGGCCTGATCTTCCCGCTCGCGCAGCTCGTCGCCGACCTCTCGCAGCACTTCACGCTGGAGACCGGCGACGTCATCCTCACCGGGACTCCCGCCGGGTCGTCGGTCATCGTGCCGGGCGACGTCGTCGAGATCGAAGTGGATGCCCCGGATGCCGCGGGCGCGCCCTCGTCAGGACGCCTCGTCAGCACCGTGGTCCAGGGCGACGTGCCCTTCGATCCGGAGCTCGGCTCGCTGCCCGCAGTCGACGACCTCCAGCGCACCGAGGCCTGGGGGTCGGCAGAGGCGGCCGGACTCGCGGCATCGACCGACCCGTCGTCGCGCGAGGAGCGCAGCGACGAGACGAAACGCCGCGAGAGCCACGGAACCCTCTCCCCCGAACTCCGCCGGAAGCTCCTCGCCGCCCCGACCGCCGGCCTCTCCGCGCAACTGCGAAAGCGCGGCCACCACTCCTGCTTCGTCGACGGCCTCGCCGCGAACATCCCCGGCGTGAAGATCGTCGGCACGGCGAAGACGCTGCGGTTCGTGCCGTTCCGCGAAGACCTGTTCGCGGCGCACGGCGGAGGCTACAACGCGCAGAAGCGCGCGTTCGACGCGGTCGGCGAGGGCGAGGTCATCGTGATCGAGGCGCGAGGCGACGCGACGAGCGGCACCCTGGGCGACATCCTCGCGCTGCGCGCCCAGACCCGCGGCGCGGCCGGCGTCGTCACCGACGGAGGGGTGCGCGACTTCGACGCGGTCGCCGAGATGGGGCTCCCGGTGTTCTCGCAGGGCGCGCACCCCTCGGTGCTCGGTCGCCGTCACGTCCCGTGGGACGTCGACGTCACGATCTCGTGCGGCGGGGCGACCGTGCAGCCGGGCGACGTCATCGTCGCCGACAGCGACGGCGTGATCGTCATCCCGCCGGCGCTGGTCGAGGACGTCGTCGACGCGACCCTCGCCCAGGAGGACGAGGACACGTGGATCGCCGAGCAGGTCGCCGCCGGTCACCCGGTCGACGGGCTCTTCCCGATGAACGCCGAGTGGCGCGCGCGGTACGAGGCCCGGTCGTGACCGCGGTGGCGACGAGCAAGTCCGAGGTCGCGTACGAGTGGATCCGCTCGCGCATCACCGGCCACATGTTCAGCCCCGGGTACCGGCTCGTGCTTGGCTCGATCGCCGAGGACCTGAAGATGAGCGTCGTCCCGGTGCGCGAGGCCATCCGCCGTCTCGAAGCCGAGGGGCTCGTCACGTTCGAGCGCAACGTCGGCGCACGGGTCACCCTCGTCGACGAGAGCGAGTACGCGCACACCATGCAGACGCTCGGGATCGTCGAGGGTGCGGCCACCGCGCTCTCCGCTCCCCTGCTCGACGAGGACGCTCTCGACGAGGCCCTGCGGATCAACGACCGCATGGCGCGGATGCTCGACCACTTCGACGCGCACGCGTTCACCGAGCTCAACCGGCAGTTCCACTCCGTGCTGTTCGAGCCGTGCCCCAACCCGCATCTGCTGGAGCTCGTGCACCGTGGATGGTCGCGGCTCTCCGGCATCCGCGACTCGACGTTCGCGTCGGTGCCCGGTCGCGCTCACCACTCCGTCGAGGAGCACGCGCAGATCGTCGAACTGATCCGCATCGGCGCCGACCCCCTGGAGATCGAGCTCGCGGCTCGCAACCATCGCTGGCGCACGAGGGACGCCTTCCTCGACGCCCTGCACACCCGTACGCCTCACCCCGGCTTCCTTGACACCTCTGGAGACGAGTCATGACCGATTCCCGCATCCCCGCAGACCTGCCCGACCACATCCAGCACTACATCGACGGCGCCTTCGTCGACTCGGTCGACGGCGACACGTTCGACGTGCTCGACCCCGTCACCAACCAGAGCTACACGACGGCGTCCGCCGGCAAGAAGGCCGACATCGATCTCGCCGTCGCCGCAGCGACGCGCGCCTTCCAGGAGGGCCCCTGGCCCCGGATGCTGCCGCGCGAGCGCTCGCGCGTGCTGCACCGCATCGCCGACATCGTGGAATCGCGCGACGCGCGCCTCGCCGAGCTCGAGTCGTACGACTCGGGCCTCCCCATCACGCAGGCCCTCGGCCAGGCCCGCCGCGCCGCCGAGAACTTCCGCTTCTTCGCCGATCTGATCGTCGCCCAGTCCGACGACGCCTTCAAGGTCCCCGGCAAGCAGATGAACTACGTGAACCGCAAGCCGATCGGCGTCGCGGGCCTCATCACGCCCTGGAACACGCCGTTCATGCTCGAGTCGTGGAAGCTCGGCCCGGCGCTCGCCACCGGCAACACCGTCGTGCTCAAGCCCGCCGAGTTCACCCCGCTCTCGGCGTCGCTCTGGGCGGGGATCTTCGAGGAGGCAGGTCTGCCCCAGGGCGTCTTCAACCTCGTCAACGGGCTGGGCGAGGATGCCGGCGACGCGCTCGTGAAGCATCCGGACGTCCCCCTCATCTCGTTCACCGGCGAGAGCCGCACGGGGCAGATCATCTTCGGCAACGCGGCGCCGTACCTGAAGGGCCTGTCGATGGAGCTCGGCGGCAAGTCGCCGGCAGTCGTGTTCGCCGACGCCGACATCGAGGCAGCGGTGGATGCCACCATCTTCGGCGTGTTCTCGCTCAACGGCGAGCGCTGCACCGCCGGGTCCCGCATCATCGTCGAGCGGTCGATCTACGACGAGTTCGTCGAGCGCTACGCAGCACAGGCGAAGCGCGTGAAGGTCGGCTACCCGCATGACCCCGCCACCGAGGTCGGCGCCCTCGTGCACCCCGAGCACTACGACAAGGTGATGAGCTACGTCGAGATCGGCAAGACCGAGGGCCGCCTCGTCGCCGGCGGCGGCCGTCCGGACGGGTTCGAGGAGGGCAACTTCGTCGCCCCGACCGTGTTCGCCGACGTCTCTCCCGACGCACGCATCTTCCAGGAGGAGATCTTCGGCCCGGTCGTCGCGATCACGCCGTTCGACTCGGACGACGATGCTCTCGCGCTCGCGAACAACACGAAGTACGGCCTCGCGGCGTACATCTGGACCAACGACCTGAAGCGCGCCCACAACTTCGCGCAAACGGTGGAGGCCGGCATGGTGTGGCTCAACAGCAACAACGTGCGCGACCTCCGCACCCCGTTCGGCGGCGTGAAGGCGTCCGGCCTCGGTCACGAGGGCGGCTACCGCTCGATCGACTTCTACACCGACCAGCAGAGCGTGCACATCACACTCGGCGGGGCGCACAACCCCACTTTCGGCAAGAACTGACGACCGCCACGAGACAGCAAGGACGCTGACATGACCGACCGCCACGAGATGACCCTCACCTCCGCCGGCTACTACGTGAGCCAGGAGGCGCCGATCCGCACGGAGAACCCGATCGCGACGCCGCAGAGCACCCCGCCCGACGTCCTGCGCTGCGCGTACATGGAGCTCGTCGTCACCGACCTCGCCGCGTCGCGCGTGTTCTACGTCGACGTGCTCGGCCTGTACGTGACGGAGGAGGACGACGAGGCGATCTACCTGCGCTCGACCGAGGAGTTCATCCACCACAACCTCGTCCTGCGCAAGGGCCCGGTCGCGGCGGTCGCCGCGTTCTCGTACCGCGTGCGCTCTGCCGAGGACCTCGACCTCGCCGTCGCGTTCTACTCGGAGCTCGGCTGCGACGTGCGCCGCAACCCGGAGGGCTTCGTGAAGGGCGTCGGCGATTCGGTGCGCGTCGTCGACCCGCTCGGCTTCCCGATCGAGTTCTTCCACCGGTCGGACCACGTCGAGC is a window from the Microbacterium sp. LWO14-1.2 genome containing:
- a CDS encoding FAD-dependent monooxygenase, with the protein product MQFHHHGYVSGDPRVLPAGSADRPADLPDEVDVLIVGSGPAGMLLAAQMSQYPDVTTRIIEKRDGRLVLGQADGIQPRSVETFQAFGFAERIIAEAYNIGWMNFWGPNPEKPEEIVRTARTADYAYDICEFPHLIVNQARVLDYFAEAAANGPGRIAPDYGVEFTGLTVHEEGDYPVEVGVRHSAGERAGQERTIRAKYVVGCDGARSGVRQAIGRTHVGASAAHAWGVMDVLVNTDFPDWRTKCAINSEAGNILHIPREGGYLSRMYIDLGEVAADDDHRVRQTPIAEIIRRANDILRPYTLDVKEVAWHSVYEVGHRVTDGFDDVIDGSGRTPRVFLTGDACHTHSAKAGQGMNVSMQDGFNLGWKLGSVLTGLAPEALLATYSAERRPVAQQLIDFDREWSSLMARKPSEITDPGDLATYYLATAEFPSGFMTQYTPSMITASDAHQRLAAGFPVGKRFASAEVVRVADGNVTHLGHHARADGRWRVYAFGDRDGSALAAWAEEAAAVFARYTPSDADVDAVFDVKAVYQQPYEEVEVTTAPALFQPRTGPLGLTDWEKVYAAGPSKWTEVDIFEARELSRDGVVVVVRPDQYVAAVLPLSAVDELGAFLEGMLLPAS
- a CDS encoding MFS transporter, which translates into the protein MSGQPQAGFTPTGTIATAADRRRVVFATVVGTTVEWYDFFIYATAVGLVFGQLFFAPLGANSALIAFATVGVSFLFRPLGAFLAGHYGDKLGRKSVLMWTLILMGAATALIGILPTYEAIGITAPVLLVLLRIIQGISAGGEWGGAVLMAVEHAPKAKRGIFGASPQIGVPLGLLLASGVMALMTAIAPGDQFLTWGWRVPFLLSVVLILVGYYVRRRVEESPVFAELAERKEKARMPIVQLFRKHLLLVIIAAFVFAGNNAVGYMTTGGYIQGYATNAEGPIGLERGPVLWAVAGSAVTWLITTLLAGWISDRIGRRTTYIIGWILQLVGVFALFPLVNTGQIGLLFAGLAILTIGLGFTYGPQAALYTELFPASIRFSGVSISYAIGAIAGGAFAPTIATAIVGATGSTEAVTWYLAGMTVLGLVATLLLRDRSRIPLGPDHEEEQSVSPVYGLARV
- a CDS encoding fumarylacetoacetate hydrolase family protein — translated: MTASITRPGKIIAIHLSYGSRADQRGRRPAAPSYFFKPASSVGVSGGTVERPAGTELLAFEGEIALVIGAPARRVALADAWDHVAWVTASNDLGLYDLRANDKGSNVRSKGGDGYTPLGPELIDARTVDPTALRVRAWVNGELRQDDTTAGLIFPLAQLVADLSQHFTLETGDVILTGTPAGSSVIVPGDVVEIEVDAPDAAGAPSSGRLVSTVVQGDVPFDPELGSLPAVDDLQRTEAWGSAEAAGLAASTDPSSREERSDETKRRESHGTLSPELRRKLLAAPTAGLSAQLRKRGHHSCFVDGLAANIPGVKIVGTAKTLRFVPFREDLFAAHGGGYNAQKRAFDAVGEGEVIVIEARGDATSGTLGDILALRAQTRGAAGVVTDGGVRDFDAVAEMGLPVFSQGAHPSVLGRRHVPWDVDVTISCGGATVQPGDVIVADSDGVIVIPPALVEDVVDATLAQEDEDTWIAEQVAAGHPVDGLFPMNAEWRARYEARS
- a CDS encoding GntR family transcriptional regulator, with the protein product MTAVATSKSEVAYEWIRSRITGHMFSPGYRLVLGSIAEDLKMSVVPVREAIRRLEAEGLVTFERNVGARVTLVDESEYAHTMQTLGIVEGAATALSAPLLDEDALDEALRINDRMARMLDHFDAHAFTELNRQFHSVLFEPCPNPHLLELVHRGWSRLSGIRDSTFASVPGRAHHSVEEHAQIVELIRIGADPLEIELAARNHRWRTRDAFLDALHTRTPHPGFLDTSGDES
- the hpaE gene encoding 5-carboxymethyl-2-hydroxymuconate semialdehyde dehydrogenase; this encodes MTDSRIPADLPDHIQHYIDGAFVDSVDGDTFDVLDPVTNQSYTTASAGKKADIDLAVAAATRAFQEGPWPRMLPRERSRVLHRIADIVESRDARLAELESYDSGLPITQALGQARRAAENFRFFADLIVAQSDDAFKVPGKQMNYVNRKPIGVAGLITPWNTPFMLESWKLGPALATGNTVVLKPAEFTPLSASLWAGIFEEAGLPQGVFNLVNGLGEDAGDALVKHPDVPLISFTGESRTGQIIFGNAAPYLKGLSMELGGKSPAVVFADADIEAAVDATIFGVFSLNGERCTAGSRIIVERSIYDEFVERYAAQAKRVKVGYPHDPATEVGALVHPEHYDKVMSYVEIGKTEGRLVAGGGRPDGFEEGNFVAPTVFADVSPDARIFQEEIFGPVVAITPFDSDDDALALANNTKYGLAAYIWTNDLKRAHNFAQTVEAGMVWLNSNNVRDLRTPFGGVKASGLGHEGGYRSIDFYTDQQSVHITLGGAHNPTFGKN